A window of Lepidochelys kempii isolate rLepKem1 chromosome 1, rLepKem1.hap2, whole genome shotgun sequence contains these coding sequences:
- the LOC140908693 gene encoding uncharacterized protein, translating to MNYTGQRKEVQIGALQSDRPRWGQTISCGSWGRTESQSFMKEISPRKAESSPGRQSAGDGWGKHQMESGYFSLERRKSDPTWVSSPPRASHGALPVLSDPIRTGRRLTSSVSSLDSDLPGYTRGGGEERHGLVRQEYMVLADLPKPKRISHREAFDQERSSSRTRSPGRAEVERIFGYERRKSETLEAFQALEEGLLDRLDGKTPLLAKEGRLGRRQSSPSLYREGNKRLPQQLEQRDRGRGEALRSVSLAWRSERDWRSRVESMCHMSTDKCLDRERVPLQPSNPEKYTDSNWKSQRDSLHPTNSGKSSDNSWTGRGGHLCFVSLGKHTESNWKSPRETHPLSPVTRTERKGKGAKEPLHPMSAGKHMSERQSLEKKRHPVSLGKCTERDQKGHGKSLRPVSPAGKPERDWRSQAETLRPRSPTRQPERDWRSQAETMSPARKLERDWRSRAETLRPRSPTRQPERDWRSRAETLPPRSQTQRSENNWKTQEECLCHMNPMQQLERDWRSQGECLYSVSSGHQPETMRKSSVSPSQRSESDWKSHERSLDLSSEKQLENDRGKEETLLHQSQLDRGTPQPLNNASSMGSQDLYLNTNGQRKKVLSQHAAPLSLSDTMAERVSA from the exons AATCCAGTCCTGGGAGGCAGAGCGCTGGAGATGGCTGGGGAAAGCATCAGATGGAGAGCGGTTATTTCTCTCTGGAACGCCGGAAATCTGACCCCACCTGGGTCTCCTCCCCGCCACGAGCCAGCCATGGTGCTTTGCCCGTGCTCAGTGACCCGATAAGGACTGGCAGGCGTCTCACTTCCTCCGTCAGCTCATTGGACTCTGACCTACCTGGGTACACGAGGGGCGGTGGCGAGGAGCGACATGGCCTGGTGCGGCAGGAATACATGGTGTTGGCTGATCTGCCCAAGCCCAAGCGGATCAGTCACAGGGAGGCATTTGACCAGGAACGCAGCAGCTCCCGCACTCGGAGCCCAGGCCGGGCAGAGGTGGAGCGGATCTTTGGATACGAGCGCAG GAAGTCTGAGACGCTGGAGGCGTTCCAGGCCCTGGAGGAGGGCCTCCTGGACCGGCTAGATGGCAAGACCCCACTGCTGGCCAAAGAAGGCCGATTAGGCAGGAGGCagtccagccccagcctgtaCAGAGAG GGGAACAAGAGGCTCCCACAGCAGCTGGAGCAGCGTGACAGAGGCAGAGGAGAAGCCCTGCGCTCAGTGAGCCTGGCTTGGCGATCAGAGAGAGACTGGAGGAGCCGAGTGGAATCCATGTGCCACATGAGTACAGATAAGTGCCTGGATAGAGAAAGGGTGCCTCTTCAGCCCTCAAATCCTGAAAAATACACAGATAGTAACTGGAAAAGCCAGAGGGATTCCCTGCACCCCACAAACTCCGGGAAGAGTTCAGATAACAGTTGGACTGGCCGAGGGGGGCACCTGTGCTTCGTGAGTCTTGGGAAGCACACAGAGAGCAACTGGAAGAGCCCAAGGGAGACCCACCCTCTGAGTCCAGTGACGAGGACTGAGAGAAAGGGGAAAGGTGCAAAAGAGCCCCTGCACCCTATGAGTGCTGGAAAACACATGAGTGAACGACAGAGCCTAGAGAAGAAACGCCACCCTGTGAGTCTGGGGAAATGCACAGAGCGTGATCAGAAGGGCCACGGCAAATCACTGCGCCCCGTGAGTCCAGCCGGGAAGCCAGAGAGGGACTGGAGGAGCCAGGCAGAGACCCTGCGCCCCAGGAGTCCAACTAGGCAGCCGGAGAGGGACTGGAGGAGCCAGGCAGAGACCATGAGTCCAGCCAGGAAGCTGGAGAGGGACTGGAGGAGCCGGGCAGAGACCCTGCGTCCCAGGAGTCCAACTAGGCAGCCGGAGAGGGACTGGAGGAGCCGGGCAGAGACCCTGCCCCCCAGGAGTCAAACTCAAAGATCAGAAAACAACTGGAAGACCCAAGAGGAGTGTTTGTGCCACATGAATCCAATGCAACAGCTAGAAAGGGACTGGAGAAGCCAAGGAGAATGTCTGTACTCAGTGAGCTCAGGGCACCAACCAGAGACCATGAGGAAAAGCTCTGTGAGTCCAAGTCAAAGGTCAGAGAGTGACTGGAAGAGCCATGAGCGGTCCCTAGACTTAAGCTCAGAGAAGCAATTGGAGAATGACAGGGGCAAAGAGGAGACCCTCTTGCATCAA TCCCAGCTAGATCGAggcacaccccaacccctcaacAATGCCAGCTCCATGGGAAGCCAAGATCTTTATTTGAACACTAACGGGCAACGCAAAAAG GTGCTGTCTCAGCATgcagcacctctctctctctctgacaccatGGCTGAGCGAGTCTCTGCTTGA